A section of the Cryobacterium soli genome encodes:
- a CDS encoding phage portal protein, giving the protein MASESDQFPPAPFDLAAARFSEHDAWWAGDMEYLQKLYSGTATATHTVKGRAYKGGVLGNLAKMWVGQPVVEGEDRARMHVGVPAVLARLSATLLVGEGVKIAYGKPDDVVASKDKPWVHPGQARLDVIMQSDETKAELLKSTEQAAALGGGFLAVTWNARLRSHVRIRSYAADCAIPEFQDGILTSVTLWTEHVHGNDVFRLLERHDRGFISFTLHKGGTKTLGPVVPLGSLAETAHYNGLRTQGELDMAIEDPTSWDETVIVATGVDELAVVYYPNLPQIEWRRMGVLANLGRSDFAGKEPLFDKIDKWWSSLDIDFDLGKGRITAPEAYLENMGRGKGGKLDLERTVYSGLEALGKSSDSLSSQLTISQFDIRYEEHLAAIAAIKHEIANECGISPAHLGLKAEQGAKTATEVTADYTESEATRDQKALFLRPALARLAQVALAIDGTVFPAEGGKFYDELPDVTFAPVSQMDPEKIARIVGLLDVAGAASTRQKVMDVRPDWDEGKVDEEVLLIQEERGMGAEADPTTITGPADPAAPDPAAPDVVADGAVA; this is encoded by the coding sequence ATGGCCTCCGAATCAGACCAGTTTCCGCCCGCCCCGTTCGACCTCGCCGCTGCTCGTTTCTCTGAGCACGACGCCTGGTGGGCCGGTGACATGGAGTACCTGCAGAAGCTCTACTCGGGCACCGCCACTGCAACGCACACCGTCAAGGGTCGTGCGTACAAGGGCGGCGTGCTGGGCAACCTCGCGAAGATGTGGGTGGGCCAGCCCGTCGTCGAGGGCGAAGACCGCGCACGCATGCACGTCGGCGTCCCCGCGGTGCTGGCTCGCCTCTCTGCCACGCTGCTCGTCGGAGAGGGCGTGAAGATCGCCTACGGCAAGCCCGACGACGTTGTGGCGAGCAAGGACAAGCCGTGGGTTCACCCCGGTCAGGCGCGCCTCGACGTCATCATGCAGTCCGACGAGACCAAGGCCGAACTGCTCAAGTCCACCGAGCAGGCTGCGGCCCTCGGCGGCGGGTTCCTCGCGGTCACATGGAACGCCCGCCTCCGCTCGCACGTGCGCATCCGCTCCTACGCGGCCGACTGCGCCATCCCCGAGTTCCAGGACGGCATCCTCACCAGCGTCACCCTGTGGACTGAGCACGTGCACGGCAATGACGTGTTCCGGCTGCTCGAGCGGCACGACCGCGGCTTCATCTCGTTCACCCTGCACAAGGGCGGCACGAAGACCCTCGGTCCCGTGGTGCCGCTGGGCTCCCTCGCGGAGACGGCGCACTACAACGGCCTGCGCACACAGGGCGAGCTTGACATGGCGATCGAAGACCCCACCTCGTGGGACGAGACGGTCATCGTCGCCACCGGTGTCGACGAGCTCGCGGTGGTCTACTACCCGAACCTGCCTCAGATCGAGTGGCGCCGCATGGGCGTGCTCGCCAACCTGGGCCGGTCGGACTTCGCCGGCAAGGAGCCGCTGTTCGACAAGATCGACAAGTGGTGGTCCTCACTGGACATCGACTTCGACCTGGGCAAGGGCCGCATCACCGCACCCGAGGCGTACCTCGAGAACATGGGGCGCGGCAAGGGCGGCAAGCTCGACCTCGAACGGACCGTGTACTCGGGCCTGGAGGCGCTGGGCAAGTCCAGCGACTCGCTGAGTTCGCAGCTGACCATCTCGCAGTTCGACATCCGCTACGAGGAGCACCTCGCAGCGATCGCGGCCATCAAGCACGAGATCGCCAACGAGTGCGGCATCTCCCCCGCCCACCTCGGCCTCAAGGCTGAGCAGGGCGCGAAGACGGCCACTGAGGTCACCGCCGACTACACCGAGTCGGAAGCCACCCGCGACCAGAAAGCGCTCTTCCTGCGGCCGGCGCTCGCACGGCTCGCCCAGGTGGCTCTCGCCATCGACGGCACCGTGTTCCCCGCTGAGGGCGGCAAGTTCTACGACGAGCTGCCCGATGTGACCTTCGCACCGGTGTCGCAGATGGACCCGGAGAAGATCGCCCGCATCGTCGGCCTGCTCGACGTGGCCGGCGCCGCTTCCACCCGCCAGAAGGTCATGGATGTTCGTCCTGACTGGGACGAGGGCAAGGTCGACGAGGAGGTGCTGCTCATCCAGGAGGAGCGCGGCATGGGCGCCGAGGCTGACCCGACGACCATCACCGGGCCCGCTGATCCTGCTGCACCGGATCCCGCAGCACCTGACGTTGTGGCTGACGGGGCGGTGGCGTGA